A stretch of DNA from Oncorhynchus keta strain PuntledgeMale-10-30-2019 chromosome 17, Oket_V2, whole genome shotgun sequence:
GTGTGTTGATGGAGAATCCAATACtattgttgttttttgttgttgctagctagctgctagttGAACATTGTATTAAGTAAACTTATCAGTCCATTTATGGCAGCTATAGGCTACTGTGGATAACCTCCTTGCTATTATAAACAGGGTTAAAAAGAAATGGGAAACAGTCTCTTTCAAATACCGGTAGGTCATTTTATTGGTTTGGGTGAGTCTTCTACAGGTGAGAATAAAACTGATTGACAATTTTCACAACCTTTAACATGGTTTTAAATGTTATTGAAACATATTTCTTATCACATCTTAAAACACTGGGGAAATATATTTTCAGCTTACATTTTTTCCCGTCTTGACTTGGGTGAGTGCCTAGGTGGGTGAATAGACTACTAGCATATCCCATCTGTGCAGCCTATCTTCACGACTAGTCTGCGTTCCTAGTGAAATTGATTTAATCATCATGGTAAAATGAGGCTGTAGTAAGTGTACATAAAGTGAGAGGAAACCCTCCTTCAGACTACAGTATGGATAGCATGTACAATGTTCCCGGTTATTCATTATTGGATGAACGAGGTTGTCTTAGCCTGATGCTTCTAAAGCGAATGGCCTAACCCAAATATGCACATAACTGTCAAGTATCAATTTACAACAACCAAAATCAATAAACATGTAGATTTCTATTTCGAGTGTTCCTCTAGGTTAGTTCACTGAAAACAAAAGCATTTGAGAAAACAGGAAAGACTGCAGCTAAGTCGGACATTGTTCATCCACAATTTAAACAACACATTTAACTATCAACAACAACATAAAATCATATTACTGACTGCAATCTCCAGCTCCATTGAGGGCTCTGCGTCAGCTGTGCATGGCAGTTGGAGCTCACAGTGAGGACCACCAGAAGACCAATAGTGACCCCATCAAAGCGAAAACTGACCCTCTCGTGGcaatagtggtactactattacACAGGTTGCTGCTGCAACACCGGTACGTGAACCCGGAGACGGCAGGGAACATCTGCGATAGTCGAGAATTGTCACAGTCTGTGTATCTGATACACTGTCGAATTGTCTTCCCACCTATAAAGAATCAAACTGTTACTCAATTACAATCAAATGCCTTAGACCTCAAATAGGAATATACAAAATGTTTCAGCCAACGTCCTACATATGGTGTAATCAGATTTAAATGTACATTTTACCCAGCTAAAAGCCTATAGCAAACTTATATTTACAAAGTTACTTAAAAACACACCTCTTTCACTCAGAGATAAACAGGAATCTTCATAAGTGCAGTCTTGAACATTTTCGCAGCGCCCTGTGTAATCGGAGCACTTGAAGCAACGAAGTGCACagcctaaaaatatatatatttttaatgagTAGGTTATTTGAAGTCAGAGATATTTTTCAAACATCAACTTAGAAATGTAGATTGCATCACTCAGAGTACAATTGGCTCCGAGGCAAGAAAAAGTTTTCAGTGATCTTAAGAATGAACCTACAAACTGCAATTGTTTTCATgcaacatattaaacatatcacaAACATATCATATATAAGATGTCAGAAAATGAAGCTATTCTTACAATGAATGAGTTGTGTTTAGTATTCCTCATCTTTTACCAAAAGGCGTGATATAGCACTCGTCAAACCTCAATACAGCAATTTAAAAGCGCACTACAGCCAAAGTGCACTTACCCAAATCGAGTATCCCAAAACAGACCACCAAGCAAAGTCCAAGGGAGCGCTTCATTTTTGCTGCCTTGTAATGCCCCCTAAATATAAAACCGTATTCTTTAGGAAAATGTCAAATCTGCAGACAAACTAAATC
This window harbors:
- the LOC118396367 gene encoding CD59 glycoprotein gives rise to the protein MKRSLGLCLVVCFGILDLGCALRCFKCSDYTGRCENVQDCTYEDSCLSLSERGGKTIRQCIRYTDCDNSRLSQMFPAVSGFTYRCCSSNLCNSSTTIATRGSVFALMGSLLVFWWSSL